A region of the Campylobacter cuniculorum DSM 23162 = LMG 24588 genome:
AAAGTTTTATGAGTTTTGATGATAAAAAATTGCTTAAAAGTTATGGAGGCAGAGAGGGTGTAAAAAAGGCATTAAGTTTAGGAAAAATTCGCAAAATTGGAACAAAAATTGTTGAAAATAAAAATATGGTTCGAGTAGATATTTTTAAAGATAAAAAGGGTAAATTTTATGGTGTTCCCATTTATACTATGGATTTTGCTTTAGGAATTTTGCCAAATAAAGCAGTTGTAAGTGGGGAAGATAAAAAAACAAGAGAGATTAAAGATTGGAAAGAAATGGATGAAAAATATGAATTTTGTTTTAGTTTATTTAAAGATGATTTGATTAAGATACAAAAGAAAGATATGAAAGAGCCAAAATTTTGTTATTATAAGAATTTTGATGTTTCTAATGCTTCAATTTGCATTGCTAAGCACGATAATAAATTTGAAAATAGGGACGAGGATGAAAAAATCTTATATTCTAAAGCCACTTATAAGAAAGTAGAAGCTAGAGGTATAGGGATTCAAAACCTTAAAATTTTAGAAAAATGGCAAGTTTCACCTTTAGGAGAGAAACGGGAATTTGAATTTGAACCGAGAAAAAATATAAGTTTAAAAACAACAAATAGAAAAAATGTCTTTTGATGAAGCTTTTAAGAGTGTTTTGATAGGTTCTAATGTAAAACTTAGCCTAAAACTCAATCATCTTGTCATCAAAAAAGATGAAAGTGAAACCAAGCTTTTTTTAAAAGATATTAACCTCATTATTTTAGAGACTCATCAAATTAATCTAAATTCTGCTTTGTTAAATGCTTTGGTGAAACACAAAATCATACTTCTAACTTGTGATGAGTCTCATCAAATCAATGGTATTTTCACTCCTTTTTTAGGACATTTCTTAAGTGCGAAAATAGCAAAAGAGCAAATGGCTGTAAGTGTTCAAAGAAAGGCGATTTTATGGCAAAAAATCATTAAAAATAAAATCAAAAATCAAGCTTATGTCTTAAAATTTTCAAAGCACCAAAAACAAAGTGAAGAATTGCTTGAATTTTCTAAGAGAGTTTTATTAGGAGATTCTAAGAATGTAGAAGCGAATGCCGCAGCTTTATATTTTAAAACTTTATTTGGGAAAAATTTTTACAGAGAAGAGCTTTGTTTTGTCAATTCTGCTTTAAATTACGGCTATGCTGTTATTAGAGCTTGCATCATTCGTAGTGTTTGTATCAGCGGACTTCTCACTTGGCAAGGGATTAAACACGATAATATTTATAACAATTTTAATCTTTGTGATGATTTGATAGAGGTTTTTAGACCTTGGGTGGATTTATGTGTTTTAGCTTTATTAAAAAATAAACAAAATGACAATGAATTTATAACGAAAGAAAATAAAAGAATGCTAATAGAAAATTTGCAAAGTAAGGTTAAAATCGATGGAAAAATTTATCCTTTGAATCGTGCCATCAATCACTACACGCAAAATTTTAAGAATGCTTTATTAGATAATCAAGAATTAATGCTTGTGGAATTTGATGATTGAAGATAAATTTATGCGTGTGCTTTTAATGTTTGATGTGCCAACTAAAACTAAAAAAGAACAAAAATATGCCAATCAATTTAGAAAAAATTTAATCAAACTCGGTTTTTTTATGATGCAATTTAGCGTATATGTTAGAATTTGTAAGGGCTTAAGTTCCGCTAAAAGCTCTATCAATGCACTCAAAAAACATTTACCACCTTATGGAAATGTCCGTGTTCTTATCATCACTGAAAAACAATTTGACAATATAGAAATTTTATTAGGAGAAATAAGTTTTAATGAAAAAATGAATGATGATAAAAATCTTGTTTTATTTGAATTTGATGAAAAAACAGGGGATTATCGTTACAATACAGAAAAAATATCTGATAAAAAAGAGAAACATTCTGTTAAAAAAGAAAAGATTTATCAAGCTCGTTTAATTGAATTTTAACGGTTTTTAAGGGATTGCAAACCCTGCGGGGAACCGAAAAACCCCTTATTTTAGTCCCTTTTTAAATTTATGATAAAAATTATAACATAAAATTTTATAATTTTTATGCAAAATTTTAAACCTAAATCCCTTTTTATTTTAATTTGATGAGAGTCTATTGTATCATAAAAAAAATTAAAAAGGGACTAAAACGTAAATTCATAATTTAAATTGGTTATATCAATTGTATCATAAAAAAAATTAAAAAGGGACTAAAACATCAGCTTGAGTTACATTGACTGCAGTTTGATTGTATCATAAAAAAAATTAAAAAGGGACTAAAACTTAATCCCTTATTATAATATTAAAACATTAATTGTATCATAAAAAAAATTAAAAAGGGACTAAAACGTTATTGAATGATTATCAGTTCATTCAAAAATTGTATCATAAAAAAAATTAAAAAGGGACTAAAACGATTTAGTGTTACACCAGCCCGATTTAATTATTGTATCATAAAAAAAATTAAAAAGGGACTAAAACATCAGCTTGAGTTACATTGACTGCAGTTTGATTGTATCATAAAAAAAATTAAAAAGGGACTAAAACTTAATCCCTTATTATAATATTAAAACATTAATTGTATCATAAAAAAAATTAAAAAGGGACTAAAACAAAAGAAGGTATGGCTAAAGCTGATGCTGAATTGTATCATAAAAAAAATTAAAAAGGGACTAAAACATCTTATGACGCTTATAATGAGACTATGGGATTGTATCATAAAAAAAATTAAAAAGGGACTAAAACATTGGGTCAATCGCTTTCAAATTTTCAATTGATTGTATCATAAAAAAAATTAAAAAGGGACTAAAACAATTCTCTATCTGTTGCGTTAGCTTCTTGTATTGTATCATAAAAAAAATTAAAAAGGGACTAAAACTCTTTACGAGTTGCTTAATGACTATAATTTATTGTATCATAAAAAAAATTAAAAAGGGACTAAAACCGTTTATAATGCTCTGTAAGAAGCCTTACCATTGTATCATAAAAAAAATTAAAAAGGGACTAAAACCCCTGCGATGGCTTATAATATGATTTGGAAATTGTATCATAAAAAAAATTAAAAAGGGACTAAAACGATTTAGTGTTACACCAGCCCGATTTAATTATTGTATCATAAAAAAAATTAAAAAGGGACTAAAACATCAGCTTGAGTTACATTGACTGCAGTTTGATTGTATCATAAAAAAAATTAAAAAGGGACTAAAACTTAATCCCTTATTATAATATTAAAACATTAATTGTATCATAAAAAAAATTAAAAAGGGACTAAAACATCTTATGACGCTTATAATGAGACTATGGGATTGTATCATAAAAAAAATTAAAAAGGGACTAAAACATTGGGTCAATCGCTTTCAAATTTTCAATTGATTGTATCATAAAAAAAATTAAAAAGGGACTAAAACATCTTGTAAATGGGTAGGAAATTCAGATGGATTGTATCATAAAAAAAATTAAAAAGGGACTAAAACGCTACCAAGAAAATAAAGCTAAATGGGGTCATTGTATCATAAAAAAAATTAAAAAGGGACTAAAACTTCGCAAGGTTCATTTTCACCCGCTACTGAATTGTATCATAAAAAAAATTAAAAAGGGACTAAAACAATTCTCTATCTGTTGCGTTAGCTTCTTGTATTGTATCATAAAAAAAATTAAAAAGGGACTAAAACTCTTTACGAGTTGCTTAATGACTATAATTTATTGTATCATAAAAAAAATTAAAAAGGGACTAAAACCGTTTATAATGCTCTGTAAGAAGCCTTACCATTGTATCATAAAAAAAATTAAAAAGGGACTAAAACCCCTGCGATGGCTTATAATATGATTTGGAAATTGTATCATAAAAAAAATTAAAAAGGGACTAAAACTTTCAATGGTTGCTTGTTCGACTTATTTTGATTGTATCATAAAAAAAATTAAAAAGGGACTAAAACAGTAATTCTCCAATCCAATTAACCTTACTAATTGTATCATAAAAAAAATTAAAAAGGGACTAAAACTCTGAGGTTCAAGCTCGTTATTTTTGTTCTATTGTATCATAAAAAAAATTAAAAAGGGACTAAAACTTATCCTGCATGGGCTTACATCAAAATATATTGTATCATAAAAATTTAAAAGTGATTTAATTTAAAAAAAGTTGTAATGAGGAAGTAAGCTGCAAATTTTAAAATATAAATAGAAATACATTTTTCAATATCTACAAAAGATAAAAGATATTAAAACAAATGCTTTATAGCATAGAAATGCAATTTCAATTAAGATAGAGATATAATGTAAATATGAAAAAATATAAAATCATTGAAAAAATACAAAATTTCATTTAAAATGTTAATTTAAATCGCAATCAATTCTAAAATTTTAATTTTTTTACAAAGATAATGCAAAAATTTAAAAAAAATTTGTTAAATTTTCAAAATCATTAAAATATAAAAATTCAATTTTTCTTTAAATAGGGTGGAAAATGAAAAAGAATTTAATCATAGTAGAATCTCCAGCAAAGGCGAAGACCATAGCAAATTTTTTAGGCAAAGATTATGAGGTGATTGCTTCTAAGGGACATATTAGAGATTTGCCTAAAACAAGCTTTGGTATCAAAATAGAAGATGAAAAATTTATACCAGAATACAAAATAAGTTCGGATCATAGTGCCTTAGTTAAGGAGTTAAAATCCAAGGCTAAAGACGCTTCGCAAATTTTCTTAGCTACTGATGAAGATAGAGAGGGTGAAGCCATAGCATATCATATTGCTAAAGCCTTAGGTAAAGATGAAAATTCCTTACCCAGAATAGTTTTTCACGAAGTCACTAAAAGTGCGATTGAAGATGCGCTTAAAAAGCCAAGAAAACTCAATATGAGTTCAGTTGATGCTCAACAAGCAAGAAGATTGCTTGATAGAATAGTAGGCTATAAACTTAGCCCTCTTTTAGGACAAAAAATTCAAAGGGGATTGAGTGCAGGAAGGGTGCAATCTGCTGCTCTTAAAATCATAGTTGATAGAGAAAAAGAAATCAAAGCCTTTGTTCCGCTTGAATATTTTAGTGTAGATATGATTTTTGAAAAAGATTTGGATGCTGAACTCGTCGCATTTGATAAGGCTAAAATCGAAAGACTCACTCTTACAAATAAAGACAGAGCAAAGCTTGTTTTTGAAGAATGCAAAAAAGGAGAATTTGTCATTAAAGAAATTGAAAGTAAAGAACGCAAAATTGCCCCGCCTCCGCCATTTATGACTTCAACCTTACAACAAAGTGCGAGCAATCAGCTTGGTTTTAGTCCTAAAAAAACTATGATGATTGCTCAAAAACTCTATGAGGGTGTGAATACACATCAAGGCACAATGGGCGTTATTACCTATATGAGAACTGATAGTCTTAATCTTGCTAAAGAGGCTTTGAAATCCGCAAGAACTTTTATCAAAGAGAATTTTGGTGCAAATTACTTGCCACAAAAAGAAAAAATTTATACAAGCAAAGCTAAAGGAGCGCAAGAGGCTCATGAAGCGATTCGTCCTACAAATTTAGACTTTACCCCGCAGATTGCAACACAATTTTTAGGTAAAGATGAGTTAAAACTCTATACTTTGATTTATAACCGCTTTTTAGCATGTCAAATGAAAGAAGCTGTGTCACAAATTCAAAATGTTTTTGTCGCAAATAATAGGGCTGTATTTAAAATCAGCGGACGCAAAATACTCTTTGATGGGTATTATAAAATTTATGGAGATAAAGATAAAGATAGAATTTTACCTGATTTAAAAATTTCTCAAGCCTTAAAAATTCAAAATTTAGAGCTTAGTTCTCATTTGACTGAACCACCTGCACGATATTCTGAAGCTGGACTTGTTAAAAAACTTGAAAGTCTTGGTATAGGGCGTCCTTCGACTTATGCTCCGACCATTTCTATCCTTACAAGCAGGGATTATGTTCGTATTGATAACAAACAACTCATTCCTACGGAAGTGGCTTTTAATGTTACTGAACTTTTAGAAAAAAATTTTAGCGATATTGTAGAGAGTGAATTTAGTGCAAAATTAGAGGATACTTTGGATTTAATTGCTGAAGATAAAGCGGATTGGCAAAAAGTTTTGTGTGATTTTTATTATCCTTTTATGAGAAAAATTGAAGAGGGAAAAACAAAAATTAAAAGCCAAAAAACCTTTACCAAACTAGGAGAAGCTTGTCCTGATTGTGGGGGAGAGCTTGCGATTCGCAAAGGAAGATATGGGGAATTTATAGCTTGTTTAAATTTTCCAAAATGTAAATATTCTAGAAATTTAAAGCCAAAAGAAGAAAATTCTCAAACCGCACCTAAAAAAAATGGCATAGGCGTAACTTGTCCAAAATGTAAAAATGCAGAACTTGTAGAAAGATTTAGCAAAAGAGGGAAATTTTATGGTTGCGGGTCTTATCCAAAATGCGATTTTATCTCTAAATACAAACCAAGCAAAGAGCTTTGCGAACATTGCGGGGAAAATTTAGTCATAAAAGAGCTTAAAAAAGGCACTTTTTTGGAATGCTTAAAATGTAAAACGAAAAGGAGAGCTTAATGAAGTATAATTTACAAACACTTCCTTTGGAGAAAATTAAAGCCGATGTTGTTTTGAGTTTGGGTTCAAATTGTCGCGTTGCCCATTATTTAAGAAAACACCATTTAAGATTATGGACAAGTCCGCTTGATTGGATGTTGCATACGAATTTAGAGAGTGCGTATGAGCTTTTTAAAAGCGGTTTTAAGAATTTTTTTACAGATTGCTCACTGGAGGGGGAAATTGAGACTTCAAAGGCAAGAAAAAAGCTCATCGTTAAGGACAATCAAACGGGAATGGTGAGTTTGCATCATTTCTTTCCTAATGAAAGTTTAGAGATTCAAGTCCAAAGAATCCGCGAACAGACATTTAAAAGATGGGAAATTATGAAGCATAAGCTTTCAAATTCTCAAAACATTATTTTAATTTTTACTGGAGTGGCAAATTTAGAAGAATTAACATCATTTTTAGAAAAGTTTTGCTCCCTTGATTTTATGAGTGAAGCAAAAAAAAAGGGGGGGGGGATTATATTGATTTGTATCTCTAATGATAAAAATTTAAAAGCTGATGAAATCACCATGCAAAAGACTCAAATCGCACAAAATAAAATCATATTTGAGTATTTTCTCAACGAAGAAAATGGTGATACTTTAAGAGGCAATGCATTGTTTTGGGATAAACTTATGAAGAGCATACAAATGTCTCGAAAAATTAAATTTAAAAACGCCTTAAATGATTTTAGAATCCGCTTTTTACGCTCTTGCAAGAAGAGGATAGCTTTTTT
Encoded here:
- the cas1 gene encoding type II CRISPR-associated endonuclease Cas1, with the protein product MSFDEAFKSVLIGSNVKLSLKLNHLVIKKDESETKLFLKDINLIILETHQINLNSALLNALVKHKIILLTCDESHQINGIFTPFLGHFLSAKIAKEQMAVSVQRKAILWQKIIKNKIKNQAYVLKFSKHQKQSEELLEFSKRVLLGDSKNVEANAAALYFKTLFGKNFYREELCFVNSALNYGYAVIRACIIRSVCISGLLTWQGIKHDNIYNNFNLCDDLIEVFRPWVDLCVLALLKNKQNDNEFITKENKRMLIENLQSKVKIDGKIYPLNRAINHYTQNFKNALLDNQELMLVEFDD
- the cas2 gene encoding CRISPR-associated endonuclease Cas2; amino-acid sequence: MIEDKFMRVLLMFDVPTKTKKEQKYANQFRKNLIKLGFFMMQFSVYVRICKGLSSAKSSINALKKHLPPYGNVRVLIITEKQFDNIEILLGEISFNEKMNDDKNLVLFEFDEKTGDYRYNTEKISDKKEKHSVKKEKIYQARLIEF
- a CDS encoding DUF1796 family putative cysteine peptidase gives rise to the protein MKYNLQTLPLEKIKADVVLSLGSNCRVAHYLRKHHLRLWTSPLDWMLHTNLESAYELFKSGFKNFFTDCSLEGEIETSKARKKLIVKDNQTGMVSLHHFFPNESLEIQVQRIREQTFKRWEIMKHKLSNSQNIILIFTGVANLEELTSFLEKFCSLDFMSEAKKKGGGIILICISNDKNLKADEITMQKTQIAQNKIIFEYFLNEENGDTLRGNALFWDKLMKSIQMSRKIKFKNALNDFRIRFLRSCKKRIAFFTKSYKNDINETH
- the topA gene encoding type I DNA topoisomerase, with product MKKNLIIVESPAKAKTIANFLGKDYEVIASKGHIRDLPKTSFGIKIEDEKFIPEYKISSDHSALVKELKSKAKDASQIFLATDEDREGEAIAYHIAKALGKDENSLPRIVFHEVTKSAIEDALKKPRKLNMSSVDAQQARRLLDRIVGYKLSPLLGQKIQRGLSAGRVQSAALKIIVDREKEIKAFVPLEYFSVDMIFEKDLDAELVAFDKAKIERLTLTNKDRAKLVFEECKKGEFVIKEIESKERKIAPPPPFMTSTLQQSASNQLGFSPKKTMMIAQKLYEGVNTHQGTMGVITYMRTDSLNLAKEALKSARTFIKENFGANYLPQKEKIYTSKAKGAQEAHEAIRPTNLDFTPQIATQFLGKDELKLYTLIYNRFLACQMKEAVSQIQNVFVANNRAVFKISGRKILFDGYYKIYGDKDKDRILPDLKISQALKIQNLELSSHLTEPPARYSEAGLVKKLESLGIGRPSTYAPTISILTSRDYVRIDNKQLIPTEVAFNVTELLEKNFSDIVESEFSAKLEDTLDLIAEDKADWQKVLCDFYYPFMRKIEEGKTKIKSQKTFTKLGEACPDCGGELAIRKGRYGEFIACLNFPKCKYSRNLKPKEENSQTAPKKNGIGVTCPKCKNAELVERFSKRGKFYGCGSYPKCDFISKYKPSKELCEHCGENLVIKELKKGTFLECLKCKTKRRA